DNA sequence from the Vanrija pseudolonga chromosome 7, complete sequence genome:
CATGTAGGACCCTTGTTATTGTGGTGAGTACGGGGTCTGAGTACGGGGTCTGCACCTCCAAACCCCACCGACTGACGCCGCTTGCTAGGTCGAATCGGTGCAGTCGATCTCCCAGCAGAACGCGACATTTATTCCAGAATACTTGCTACCACAAACGGGCAACCTGGCAAATGATTCGGACATTTTTGTTCGAGCGACTTATGCCAGAGCCTTGGTCCGTttcgccgacgcggcggtccGCATGTTGGAACTCTGCCAAGCCGCACAACCAGTTGACGGCACCGCTGGCGTTCAGCCCCTCGGTGATGCAGACTACGACTTGTTGCTTGCGGAGATTCAAACGGTTGTCGAGAACCAGGCATCAATTCTGCTGGTGGACAGCGCTCCCAACGTCAAGAGGGGCATGCTCTCGACCGTTTCCGACTTGTGCCTCTTCTTCGGACGCCAGAAGTCGAACGATGTGGTCTTGTCGCATATTATGACCTACCTCAACGATCGCGACTGGCAGCTGCGACTGGCCTTTTTTGATGGTATTGTGGCTGTCGGCGCCTTCATCGGCATCAAGGCCATCGACGAGTATGTTCTGCCTCTTATGAtgcaggcgctcgccgaccccgaggaaGCGGTTGTGGCGCGAGTCATTGGTTCGCTGTCCAGTCTCACATCACTGGGACTCCTGCCACGGCTGCGTCTGTGGGACGTCTTCGCCGTAGTTCAAGGATTCCTCTACCACCCCAATGCTTGGATCAGACAGGGAGCAGCCGGATTcgtggcggctgcggctcgaCACCTCTCCCAAACAGATGTCTGGTGTATCCTGTACCCATCGGTAAGGACGGCCCTGCGTGCGGATGTCCTGGCCCTGGACGAAGAATCTATCCTGAGTGCTCTTGTCCCTCCTGTGAGTTTTACGTTAAGGCAAACGTTATTTCCGACCCTGCGTTGCCACAAACTTACAGCATGCAGCTATCACGCGCCACATTGCAGCTGGCTAAATCCGCGGCGCTGCAGAGTTCACCACCGGGATTCTGGTCGGCCCCACCATCACGCTCGACTGCGAAGGCAGCGTTGACGAAATCTGCCACCAGTAAAATGGGGAATGAGTTGTATGTGGCAATCGGCGACGACAGAGCTAACGGGGACACTAGCCCACAactcaaggacaagggcaTCAACCCGAAGGATGAGAAGAAAATCATCGCACTCCGTGACCTCATTGCGAAACAAGCCTTCGCCAGCAGAGCGTACGTGTACCCTTCCTTGTGTTCCCGCCACCACTTGCCCACCGATGAAACGCTCACCGGGCGGCGACTTTTTGGGCGGGTTACCGAATTTGACTGACGTCGCAGTCGCGAAGGATCAGAAGGCCCTATACTCCCGGAGACTAAGTTGACAACGGGCAAATCAATCTCTCTCATCGAACTTGGTGTTACGCCACAAACGGTTTTCATCTCGCCTCGCACTGTTGGTGTCGTGGATGCCAGGCTCGACCTGAAACGTTTGCGACCCGACCTGGCTGGAGACACGCCGTCTCGTCGCACGTCGTTtgcgtcgcgcagcgcgcgcggcgctccgGGAGACGGTGCCAACCCCTTGGAAGAAGTAAGAAAGCGGCTGGCATCGCTGGAGCCGCCAAGTCGTGCCTCGGTCGAACGTGGCGAACGCCCAGATGTGGCGCATACAGGAAGCCCTTCAGAGTCAGCCATCTCTTCTACGGCGGACCCACTCCCTCCACCAAGTGGCAGACACCGGCTTGGATCAAAGGCCGCACCAGCCGTCGCAGCAGTTACAACCACCGCCGTAGGAACGACTACAATTCACGATGAGCCTGGCCAGGTGGTAGGCGTGCCTGCTGGAAATTCCGGTCGCAGCACACCGGTTGCGGCGACACCGGTGGCGGTGCGAGGACCACTCGCACCGTATGCAAGCACCTACGAAGGTGCCGACCCCGGAGTccgcgccttcctcgagcaAGTCGACCTCGAAAATTACCGAGAGCCTCTCCTCGACTTTGGGCCCCGGGTTGTCGCGTCGCACCGCAAGCGCGGAGCGAGGGCcgcgtcatcgtcgccgaaACAGGTGACGATGATCGCTCATCTGCCTCAGCACACGGGTGCGGTGACGGCGATCGTCacctcgcccgacgaggtgTTCTTCGCGACTGCCAGCGAGGACAGCAGTATTTTGATTTGGGACATTGCTCGCCTCGAGCGTACAGTCGCGGCTAGACCGCGACTGACGTACCGCATGGACGCACCAGTCCGGAGCATGTGTCGAATTGACGAGACGCACtgcctcgctgctgctgccgaggatGGCAGTCTGTCGATTCTCCGCGTCCATGTCGCTGCCTCTGGGTCTTCGGCGAAGTACAAGAGCATCGAGGTCATTCGGACGTGGCGGACGAACGAAGCGGACGGCTATGTGATGCACGTCTCGCATCTGCATGGTAAGTTGACTGGGTGAAGTCACCGCTGACATTATAGAATCGTCCCTCCTCATTGTCACCTCGACAGGCATGATTGGAGTACTTGACATGCGCACGATGGAGCTCCGAACACAGCTTTACCAGCCACAAGAACTCGGGCCTGTCAGCGCAGTCTACCCCTCTCAGcactggctcgtcgtcggcactgTTACAGGCGCCCTGAGCCTCTGGGACCTTCGGTTCGGCCTGCTTCTGAAATCCTGGTCTGCCTCTGGAGGCGTCACGTCTCTCGCTCTACACCCCAGCCTAGGCCGAGGCCGGTGGGTGATGGCCTCGATTGACCGTACCGGCAACGCGAGCAACGACACGACAGCAATCGGGGGTGCCAGCAGCTCGGACGGGAGCGGTGGCGGGCCCCTGGTCGAGACTTATGACATTGAGACTGGCCGTCTTGTCGAGTCATACGAAGTCCGAACAACCCGGCCCAGCTCTCGTACTCCTGCTCGCGAGCAGACAGACGTGTTGAGCACCAAATCCGAGCTCATCGCAGAACTTGCtggaggccgcggcggactTCCCACCATCACTTTCGACAGCAATGACATCACGTCTGTCCAGTCCGTTCTGGTCGGGCAAGGATTCGCCTCATTGACGGGGCCAAGCGCACATCGAGACTCGGTAGACGGCGGCGTtagtggcggcggtgcctCTGGCTCGAACTCTGAACGCTCTGGTGCCCAAGGAGCTGGTGCGCAACGTCCTGGGTGGATGGTCACCGCGGGCGACGACCGGGTGATTCGTTACTGGGACCTATCGCGACCTAGCGACGGGTTTGTCATTTGTGGTTCGCAGCGTGAGAAGGACGTGGGCTTCAAGGCTAGTCCTACGGCGGCAGGTTCTAGCAACCCCCAGTTGTACTACACACTTCCCAACTCAAAGTCGACGCCAGGTGGGCTAGCATCATCTCCTGATGTTCCTGGCCCTGGTGTACCTCGCAGCGCCCACGCTGCCAACCAGCAACGGCAGCCACTTCGACCACATTACGACTCTGTCTGCGCTCTCGGCGTTGTTGAAACTCCGTTCTCCAGCTGCATTGTCAGCGCGGATCGAAGCGGCGTAATCAAGGTTTGGCGGATGGAGGGCGGCCAGGCCCGGCAGTAGAGCGCAGTCTGGTAGCGTCGCCCAAGGCCATTATGCCGTCAGACGGCACGGCCAAGCAAATGATGCATTGTGGGTGGGACATGCTAGATGATtgccggcgggctcggcgggttgtggagggcacggcggcgcgtggagCGGCCGGCGGGTTGGTTCGCTGCTGGctcggtgctggtggtggctcggTGCAACGACGTGTAGCGTCTAAAGCCGTGCCCGCCGTCCGTAACTTGCTTGAAATCTAGTAACGCAACGCAACGCTTTCTGGTTCACCCGCTCCACGGCATTTCATTTCATTTACATGCCTGCCAATGTATTAAAGCAGCAGGTATTAAGGCCCGGAAAGTGGACTAGGCGACGGCGTAGCCGCATGGCGGCAGCTGCAAGTCAGCGggcgccgtcgttgtcgtcgtcgtcgtggccatcgttgtcgtcgtcgtcacgcgtgccactgctcgctcgctcctgGCGTGCGCAGGGGAAGCCCCGAGCCAGGATAGTGGAGATTGGTGCTTGATCGGGACATGGGCCGACGGGGGCGCGGACGTACATATCGCCATCatcgcatcgtcgtcgctcggtTCGGTTCGGTCGGTCACCTGACGCGGACGCGGGGCGCATTCCGCACAATGTGGCCGACGCCAGCTGGACTTGGTCGGGTCGTTGGGCACGTAGCGGCAGGGGAATGGATCCATCATCATGCACACTagggcgtgcgcgagccGAGCAGGGAGCAAGCTGCAGGGGTGGTCGTGCGACTTGCGACTACGATCCGCCTAGCTAGGCGAGCAGGGCTTGCTCGTGCCGAGGATGGAGGATGCCAAGTGAACCGAACTCGTGTGTGGCCGCGCGTGTCTTGCGGTGAGGCAGACAGCCAGTCGCACGATGAATGAATGCCGTGTGCAGCTCAGGCGCTCGGTGTTCGGCCGGCGCATGTGAGTGGGTCTTGGCAAGCTCATGCATGTCTGGCCCTCGCCtccgccctcgctcgcccctcCCGCTGTCCGTGTCCCCCCCGTCGCGCAGACGACACCTCGGGCTCATCTTCGCGCACTCCTCGGTACAGCACCTGCGTTTCGTTTCCTTTGTTCGTATCGCCCTGCTGCCCCCTGCCTTCGCCGTCCCGGCTTGGTAATGAACGAGTGTCTTCCCCTCTCTTCGCGGTCAAGAGCAGCAGTGTGCACAGGGAAGCTTGAcagggcacggcgcgcgtgaGCCAGAAACTCTAACGCCTGATCTGATGCCTtccttgccggcctcgagaAAATCACGCACGCCCATGCGGGGCCGTGTGTTGCGGCTCGCTTGCAAGGCCCAAACACATGCCACATGCAGATGCAGATCTGCCTGCACGTCAGCCAACCCGCCTGCCCACCTGCCCGAGGGAGCGAGCCCGTTTACTCTCCTCCGTCGGAGACTGGCTCGTGTGCGGTATCTGTCTCTGCCTTGCCCGCCACTTACAGGCGTCACACGCGTGcgcgcccaccccgcaccgcgccgcgccggcacgtGAGTACGACAACGAACGTACCACTCGGCAGGCTCGCGACGACAGGCGTTTCAGACCACCTGCCTACCTGGCCGCCGTTGGATCTGAGGTCCCACCCACCGGAAACGTGGAaatgctgttgctgctgttgacAAGTGGGCGCCGCACCCCCGACAACCCCGGGGTCTGTTGCCCTCGATAGATCgcatgcctgcctgcgcACCTGCCTGGCAACGAcacctccgccccgcccatATAAACCTTGTGCACCCCGCGGTACCGGACACAACCTACATGCACGTCATTTGGGCCGAACCCGCGTCAACTCTACGCGCCCACGTGTTGACGTGTGTTGACGTTTCCGTGGAGGGAGTCGACTGCATGCAGAGCTGCTCCTtgtgctcctcgcccgcctgtTGCCGTTGCGTTGCGGgacagcccagccagccggctGCAGGGTAAAATGTTTGGCTGCCCCTATCTCTGCGGTGGACGCCGCTGCGGGCTCCATGCCGTGTGTCGGTCGGCACGCACGGCTCTACCAAGACACGAGGGGGAGATACACCGcgcgccaccgcgcgcgccccgcaTCACATGCGCGCCGCAGCAAGTGCATGCATCAGCAATCTCATGCATTCTAGTCTACACGTCCCTTGCCTTCTGGTCCGTGAGACAATGGGCTTGCTTGCCGCTCACTACCGctaccgctgccgccccgccggTGCCTCCCCTGATTCAGTGCTCCGCAAGGGGAGTCGCTTCACCTCGGTCTCCACAACGCTCTCaaagcagcaacagcacagTAGAGTACACAAGACTTGCATGCAGTTTTGCGGGTGGTGAGGGTGGTTGTGCCGCGTGGTGAAAAAAATTGGCCttccggcggcggcgggcggcggggtccCCGTGCCTCGGGCCTACGGTTACTGTCGGTATTCGTACCTATTACGACACACAATGCCTTATTGGGAGGGGAGAGGTTGTAATAGCACATGGTAATGATCTCGGGGAGGGTATAGAACCGTCTGGTAGATGCAAGTCGTCGACTGCGACAGACATGGGCTGCGGACCACAAAAAGAGTCCAGACTTTTGCAGGTGGTGTTGGTACAAGggagagagcgagagcgacgatGGCTGATGCTATCGCACGAGAGTAAGCAATGCAGCGACGTAACGAGGTCCTAGAGCGGCCCTGCAGCTTGCGACGCCGAACgacggccggccgacgacacgcaCGCGTCGTCCGTCGATGATGTCTGTCCGCACGGCGCcgtcagcgcgcgcggcggcgcactcgCATGCTATTCCGGTTCCTGTCTTGACCAAAAAAGAGGGAGAAAAGTTTAAGTGACCATGCCACCCAAGTTTAATTAAGCAGTCTGGCGAGACTGGGCAGAGTGGGTGACGGAGACGAGCGTCCAGCGCCCGTGCCCGGAGGAGGTGCACCATGCGGTGGTCCTTGGCGACCATTGCCGACAAAACcgggcgatgacgacggccCAGCCGCTGACCGTGCGTCCCCGGCAACGACCACAGAAGGGTCTTGGGAGGAACGCGAGGGCATCAGATCGgggggcgagagcggcggcggtgcttCGCCCGTGTGGTTCAGAGGTCGATCAATCATGTGGACGCTTAGTGAGCGTGGCAGGCTCGACATGCGAGGCGgtgcgcccgccgccgccgccgccgccgagccgcctgcgccgcccaCGGTCCGAGAAGATGCCGACGCTGACGGACCGCCGACAGATGCCAagggcggtggcgacagCGTTATTCGGGCAGGGCCTCCTCCCGGAGGTACACCGCTCGTCCGTCCCATTTCCCATAAGTGACGGGACCCGCGTGCCTCGTCGTACGCGTACCTCTGTCCATAGTCAAAGTCTGGAGCTTCCGATCTTGAGCCATGAACACGCGGTGGCGAATGTTGCCTCGGACGCGGGGCCGCACCAgcagaggaagacgacggctgaccgc
Encoded proteins:
- the PIK3R4 gene encoding Phosphoinositide 3-kinase regulatory subunit 4, translating into MGNISSMARASTALDSYVSELGTDISYDKSLSSSRFMKTIVARHKNGPLVLKIFIKPDTNMTLRVIQRRLKTERDALAHLPNVNTYANFIESDKAGYLIRQWVGSSLYDRLSTQPYLTEIEKKWIAFQLLTCLRDARTNKVPHGDIKTDNVLITSDLTVLVTDFSSSFKPTYLPLDDPSDFAFFFDTSARRTCYIAPERFYEANSKIAQDKAAAAVAAASSEPGASSGADSWEKRDGKVTEEMDVFSAGCVLAETWTDGRNVFNLSELFAYRNGSLGLGGILDNLAGDDVKSMIASMLSREPSERPTFDRILATYRGTIFPEYFYTFLKDYATELAELPDSPDPEFLQKASTLPGSKIDRMLEQWESISVHLEGANDNGPALLLLNIVTSSIRNALSPSSRLHGLKLFLNLCPFLMDEDKVDRVVPFVVELLSDEVPIVRAEACRTLVIVVESVQSISQQNATFIPEYLLPQTGNLANDSDIFVRATYARALVRFADAAVRMLELCQAAQPVDGTAGVQPLGDADYDLLLAEIQTVVENQASILLVDSAPNVKRGMLSTVSDLCLFFGRQKSNDVVLSHIMTYLNDRDWQLRLAFFDGIVAVGAFIGIKAIDEYVLPLMMQALADPEEAVVARVIGSLSSLTSLGLLPRLRLWDVFAVVQGFLYHPNAWIRQGAAGFVAAAARHLSQTDVWCILYPSVRTALRADVLALDEESILSALVPPLSRATLQLAKSAALQSSPPGFWSAPPSRSTAKAALTKSATSKMGNEFPQLKDKGINPKDEKKIIALRDLIAKQAFASRAREGSEGPILPETKLTTGKSISLIELGVTPQTVFISPRTVGVVDARLDLKRLRPDLAGDTPSRRTSFASRSARGAPGDGANPLEEVRKRLASLEPPSRASVERGERPDVAHTGSPSESAISSTADPLPPPSGRHRLGSKAAPAVAAVTTTAVGTTTIHDEPGQVVGVPAGNSGRSTPVAATPVAVRGPLAPYASTYEGADPGVRAFLEQVDLENYREPLLDFGPRVVASHRKRGARAASSSPKQVTMIAHLPQHTGAVTAIVTSPDEVFFATASEDSSILIWDIARLERTVAARPRLTYRMDAPVRSMCRIDETHCLAAAAEDGSLSILRVHVAASGSSAKYKSIEVIRTWRTNEADGYVMHVSHLHESSLLIVTSTGMIGVLDMRTMELRTQLYQPQELGPVSAVYPSQHWLVVGTVTGALSLWDLRFGLLLKSWSASGGVTSLALHPSLGRGRWVMASIDRTGNASNDTTAIGGASSSDGSGGGPLVETYDIETGRLVESYEVRTTRPSSRTPAREQTDVLSTKSELIAELAGGRGGLPTITFDSNDITSVQSVLVGQGFASLTGPSAHRDSVDGGVSGGGASGSNSERSGAQGAGAQRPGWMVTAGDDRVIRYWDLSRPSDGFVICGSQREKDVGFKASPTAAGSSNPQLYYTLPNSKSTPGGLASSPDVPGPGVPRSAHAANQQRQPLRPHYDSVCALGVVETPFSSCIVSADRSGVIKVWRMEGGQARQ